In Listeria swaminathanii, a single window of DNA contains:
- a CDS encoding phosphatase PAP2 family protein produces MNTNRKKATPLFVIGGFCLILFITIASAIATESNWVARFDLSWIEKIRGGIQPDKTSIVKLVTNLGSAETTIILTVVVVLILFFLRKFVVGLWFGGTMLVCGVVLNLVLKSLVGRTRPSGINWLVSESGYSFPSGHATATAVFYGLAAMFLIFTVPKMWQKIVIGIIGYGFIVFVMYTRVYLGVHFPTDVLGGFFLGTASVLISLGVYFLARKPLHNLLVKWRIKDKSIVE; encoded by the coding sequence ATGAATACAAATCGAAAAAAAGCAACACCCTTATTCGTTATTGGCGGGTTTTGTCTTATTTTATTTATTACCATCGCCTCAGCTATTGCAACAGAAAGTAATTGGGTAGCGCGTTTTGACCTAAGTTGGATTGAAAAAATCCGCGGCGGAATTCAACCGGATAAAACATCCATCGTCAAATTAGTGACTAACCTAGGAAGTGCAGAAACAACGATTATTTTAACTGTTGTAGTCGTCCTTATTTTATTCTTTTTACGTAAATTTGTTGTTGGACTTTGGTTTGGTGGCACGATGCTCGTTTGTGGCGTTGTCCTAAATCTTGTTTTGAAAAGCTTGGTTGGCCGTACGCGCCCATCTGGTATCAATTGGTTAGTAAGCGAGTCAGGCTATAGTTTCCCAAGCGGGCACGCGACTGCTACAGCTGTTTTCTACGGCCTTGCAGCAATGTTCTTAATCTTTACCGTGCCAAAAATGTGGCAAAAAATCGTTATTGGAATTATCGGTTATGGTTTCATCGTGTTTGTAATGTATACACGTGTTTATCTTGGTGTGCATTTCCCGACAGATGTACTTGGCGGATTCTTCCTGGGTACAGCGTCAGTTCTAATCTCTCTAGGCGTGTATTTCTTAGCCCGTAAACCGTTACATAATTTACTGGTTAAATGGCGTATTAAAGATAAAAGTATCGTTGAATAA
- the cspB gene encoding cold-shock protein CspB has product MQTGTVKWFNSEKGFGFIEVEGGDDVFVHFSAIEGDGFKTLDEGQSVEFEIVEGQRGPQAEKVTKL; this is encoded by the coding sequence ATGCAAACAGGTACAGTAAAATGGTTTAACAGTGAAAAAGGCTTCGGTTTCATCGAAGTAGAAGGCGGAGATGATGTATTCGTACACTTCAGCGCTATCGAAGGTGACGGATTCAAAACTTTAGACGAAGGTCAAAGCGTTGAATTTGAAATCGTTGAAGGCCAACGTGGCCCACAAGCAGAAAAAGTTACTAAACTTTAA
- the ileS gene encoding isoleucine--tRNA ligase translates to MEYKDTLLMPKTDFPMRGNLPNKEPEWQAKWEEEKLYEKIQEKNAGRPTYILHDGPPYANGELHMGHALNKTIKDIIVRYKSMAGFSSPYVPGWDTHGLPIETAIAKKGVKRKEMSIAEFRKLCAEYAMTQVEGQRTGFKRLGINGDWENPYITLLPEYEAEQIKVFGEMAKKGYIYKGKKPVYWSPSSESALAEAEIEYQDKTSASIFVAFKVTDGKGVLDEGTNIVIWTTTPWTIPANMGITVNPDLDYVVIESAGEKYVVAEALLPNLREKLGFEDATVVKTVRGSELDRVVTKHPFYDRDSLVMNGEHATAEAGTGAVHTAPGHGEDDFLIGKKYDLEILAPLDDRGVFTEEAPGFEGVFYDTANKMVTEKLEEVGALLKMEFITHSYPHDWRTKKPVIFRATAQWFASIDAFRDDLLAAVKGVNWTPAWGETRLFNMVRDRGDWVISRQRAWGVPLPIFYAENGEAIITDETISHISELFREHGSNVWFERDVKDLLPAGFTHPGSPNGEFTKETDIMDVWFDSGSSHQAVLNARPELTRPADLYMEGSDQYRGWFNSSLTTAVAITGEAPYRNVLSHGFALDGEGRKMSKSLGNTLLPGKVIKQLGADIVRLWVASVDYQADVRVSDEILKQVSEVYRKIRNTMRFLLGNINDFQPTVNAVSYENLREVDKYMLIKLNDLVKNVKDSYEAFEFSTIYHQINNFCTVELSQFYMDFAKDVVYIEAADSHDRRAMQTVFYEAVVTLTKLLAPILPHTTEEVWNSLIGEGVESIHLQDLPDVKVLADSEEITAKWDAFMQIRDNVQKALEFARNEKLIGKSMLAKVTLYVDGEAKTLFDSLEGDFAQLFIVSDFELVEGLENAPESAFKSNQVAVQITVAEGETCERCRVVKKDVGVDPKHPTLCGRCADIVVNHYEA, encoded by the coding sequence ATGGAATATAAAGATACGTTATTAATGCCGAAGACAGACTTTCCGATGCGTGGAAATTTACCAAACAAAGAACCAGAATGGCAAGCAAAATGGGAAGAAGAAAAGCTATACGAAAAAATTCAAGAAAAAAATGCTGGGCGTCCGACGTACATTTTGCATGACGGACCTCCTTATGCAAACGGCGAGCTTCACATGGGGCACGCGCTAAACAAAACAATTAAAGATATTATCGTTCGTTATAAATCAATGGCTGGCTTCAGTTCCCCGTACGTTCCGGGTTGGGACACACACGGACTTCCAATCGAAACAGCTATCGCGAAAAAAGGCGTAAAACGGAAAGAAATGTCTATCGCTGAATTCCGTAAACTTTGTGCTGAATACGCGATGACGCAAGTAGAAGGTCAACGCACAGGCTTCAAACGTCTTGGTATTAATGGCGACTGGGAAAACCCATATATCACGCTTTTACCAGAATACGAAGCAGAACAAATCAAAGTCTTCGGTGAAATGGCGAAAAAAGGCTACATCTACAAAGGGAAAAAACCAGTTTATTGGTCTCCTTCAAGTGAATCCGCGCTTGCAGAAGCAGAAATCGAATACCAAGATAAAACATCTGCTTCGATTTTCGTAGCTTTCAAAGTAACGGACGGAAAAGGCGTACTAGACGAAGGAACAAATATCGTTATCTGGACTACAACACCTTGGACAATCCCTGCCAACATGGGTATTACTGTTAATCCTGATTTGGATTATGTAGTAATTGAATCCGCTGGTGAAAAATATGTTGTAGCTGAAGCACTTTTACCAAACCTACGTGAAAAATTAGGCTTTGAAGATGCGACTGTTGTTAAAACGGTTCGTGGTTCTGAACTAGACCGCGTTGTAACAAAACACCCATTCTATGACCGTGATTCCTTAGTAATGAACGGTGAACACGCTACTGCAGAAGCTGGTACTGGTGCGGTTCATACGGCTCCTGGACACGGGGAAGATGACTTTTTAATCGGGAAAAAATACGATTTAGAAATTCTTGCTCCTTTAGATGATCGCGGTGTGTTTACAGAAGAAGCACCAGGATTTGAAGGCGTATTTTATGATACAGCTAACAAAATGGTAACGGAAAAATTAGAAGAAGTGGGCGCATTACTAAAAATGGAATTCATCACTCACTCTTATCCACATGATTGGCGTACGAAAAAACCAGTTATTTTCCGTGCAACAGCGCAATGGTTTGCTTCGATTGACGCATTCCGTGATGATTTACTCGCAGCTGTTAAAGGTGTTAACTGGACTCCAGCTTGGGGCGAAACACGTCTATTCAACATGGTTCGCGACCGCGGCGACTGGGTTATCTCTCGTCAACGTGCATGGGGCGTTCCACTTCCAATTTTCTATGCGGAAAATGGGGAAGCGATTATCACAGACGAAACAATCAGCCATATCTCTGAACTTTTCCGTGAGCATGGTTCGAACGTTTGGTTTGAACGCGATGTCAAAGATTTATTACCTGCTGGTTTTACGCATCCAGGTAGCCCGAATGGCGAATTTACAAAAGAAACGGATATTATGGACGTTTGGTTTGATTCTGGTTCAAGTCATCAAGCGGTTCTGAATGCTCGTCCTGAATTAACTCGTCCAGCTGATTTATATATGGAAGGCTCTGACCAATATCGTGGTTGGTTCAACTCATCGTTAACAACTGCTGTAGCAATCACTGGTGAAGCGCCTTATCGTAACGTATTAAGTCATGGTTTCGCTCTTGATGGCGAAGGTCGCAAAATGAGTAAATCGCTTGGAAACACACTTCTTCCAGGCAAAGTAATTAAACAACTTGGTGCGGATATTGTTCGCCTTTGGGTTGCTTCTGTGGATTATCAAGCCGACGTTCGCGTTAGTGATGAAATCTTGAAACAAGTATCCGAAGTATATCGTAAAATCCGTAACACAATGCGTTTCTTACTAGGAAATATCAATGATTTCCAACCAACTGTAAATGCAGTTTCTTATGAAAACTTACGTGAAGTAGACAAATACATGCTAATCAAATTAAATGATTTAGTGAAAAATGTGAAAGATAGCTACGAAGCTTTCGAATTCTCTACTATTTATCACCAAATCAACAATTTCTGTACAGTTGAGTTAAGCCAATTTTATATGGACTTTGCCAAAGATGTTGTCTACATTGAAGCAGCAGATAGCCATGATCGTCGCGCGATGCAAACTGTTTTCTATGAAGCAGTTGTTACGCTGACAAAATTACTTGCGCCAATTTTACCTCATACTACAGAAGAAGTTTGGAACAGTTTGATTGGTGAAGGCGTTGAGAGCATTCATTTACAAGACTTGCCAGATGTGAAAGTATTAGCTGATAGCGAAGAAATTACAGCGAAATGGGACGCGTTCATGCAAATTCGCGATAACGTCCAAAAAGCATTAGAATTCGCTCGTAACGAAAAACTAATCGGTAAATCAATGCTTGCAAAAGTAACGTTATACGTGGACGGCGAAGCGAAAACATTGTTTGATTCATTAGAAGGTGATTTCGCGCAACTATTCATCGTATCTGATTTTGAATTAGTTGAAGGCTTAGAAAATGCACCAGAATCTGCATTCAAGTCGAATCAAGTTGCTGTTCAAATTACTGTTGCAGAAGGCGAAACTTGCGAACGTTGCCGCGTTGTGAAAAAAGATGTTGGCGTAGATCCGAAACATCCAACTTTATGTGGCCGCTGTGCTGATATTGTTGTAAACCACTACGAAGCATAA
- the dapF gene encoding diaminopimelate epimerase — protein sequence MATIHFTKVHGSQNDFFIVDEEENQITAWSDAKRAEFAIKLCDRNHSLGGADGILYVTKSKQVGPIGRMQVVNSDGSVASMCGNGLRTVARYLLEKNGLSEAEVETMKATLDVKKATSLGFDIPTYQVEISPVKFNPESLPMDVGVEKLFNQVVPELDAELAFSAVSVPNPHLITFVDQAVLDSDKQEKLASYLNSENPYFPDGVNVSFVKRLRDDAIYVRTFEHGVGFTNACGTAMSACSLIKKMLDNDTFETPLNVYNDGGRVQVTAKKDETGEISLQLIGNATFVSNGSVRYDNDIVTELTNEATAEQAKYQALVKEVKEFLKTTE from the coding sequence ATGGCAACAATTCACTTTACAAAAGTACATGGTTCGCAAAATGACTTTTTCATAGTAGATGAAGAAGAAAATCAAATTACTGCTTGGTCTGATGCGAAACGTGCTGAGTTTGCAATTAAATTGTGTGATAGAAACCATTCGCTTGGCGGAGCAGACGGCATTTTATATGTCACAAAAAGTAAGCAAGTAGGACCAATCGGCCGAATGCAAGTTGTTAATTCCGATGGCTCGGTTGCTTCTATGTGTGGGAATGGCCTAAGAACGGTAGCCCGCTACTTACTTGAAAAAAATGGATTATCTGAAGCGGAAGTTGAAACAATGAAAGCGACACTGGATGTCAAAAAAGCAACTTCTCTTGGTTTTGATATTCCAACCTACCAAGTCGAAATTTCTCCGGTTAAATTTAACCCAGAAAGTTTGCCAATGGATGTGGGCGTGGAAAAATTATTTAATCAAGTTGTGCCTGAACTTGATGCGGAACTCGCTTTTTCAGCTGTTTCTGTTCCAAATCCCCATTTGATTACCTTTGTGGATCAAGCGGTACTAGATTCGGACAAACAAGAAAAATTAGCGAGTTACTTAAATAGCGAAAACCCGTATTTCCCAGACGGCGTCAATGTGAGCTTTGTGAAACGTTTGCGCGATGATGCTATTTATGTGCGGACTTTTGAACACGGTGTTGGGTTTACGAACGCTTGCGGGACAGCGATGTCGGCATGTAGCTTAATTAAAAAAATGTTGGATAATGATACTTTCGAAACACCATTAAACGTTTATAATGATGGCGGCCGCGTGCAAGTAACCGCGAAAAAAGACGAAACTGGCGAGATTTCATTACAACTAATCGGCAATGCTACATTTGTTAGCAATGGTTCTGTTCGTTATGATAATGACATAGTTACCGAGCTTACGAATGAAGCGACAGCAGAACAAGCGAAGTATCAAGCGCTCGTTAAAGAAGTAAAAGAATTTCTAAAAACAACCGAATGA
- a CDS encoding GntR family transcriptional regulator — protein MGAKKPLFEVIASEIKDSINRDEYKTGMLMPNETALQEIFSSSRTTIRRAVDLLVEEGLVVRKNGVGLYVQPKLTSQNILEMTGVMKTDTNENLKKDIKDFYIRKAGKFYAEKFGIKENELVYSIKFVQKSEHGVTLDRLILPLSLYPDLQAKDFQIINIIELVNSGKYKLFELEQELQLILAGNEQIKNMHINENDPVFKLSSVFYAENEMPIAIQYHYEDAESTKYVVDFN, from the coding sequence ATGGGAGCTAAAAAACCACTTTTTGAAGTAATTGCTTCAGAAATAAAAGATAGTATTAATCGCGATGAGTATAAGACGGGAATGCTTATGCCAAACGAAACAGCCTTACAAGAAATTTTTTCTAGCAGTCGGACAACTATTCGCCGCGCGGTAGATTTATTAGTCGAAGAAGGTTTGGTCGTTCGTAAAAACGGTGTGGGGCTATACGTCCAACCAAAACTTACATCCCAGAATATTCTAGAAATGACAGGTGTTATGAAAACTGATACCAATGAAAATTTGAAAAAAGACATTAAAGACTTTTACATCCGCAAAGCTGGCAAGTTTTACGCAGAGAAGTTTGGTATAAAAGAGAATGAACTTGTGTATTCTATCAAGTTTGTCCAAAAAAGTGAACACGGTGTCACACTAGATCGTTTAATTTTACCGTTAAGTTTATACCCTGATTTACAAGCGAAGGATTTTCAAATTATTAATATTATTGAGCTTGTTAATTCAGGTAAATATAAATTATTTGAGCTTGAGCAGGAACTTCAACTTATTTTAGCTGGGAATGAGCAAATCAAAAATATGCATATAAACGAAAATGATCCTGTTTTTAAATTGAGCAGTGTCTTTTATGCAGAAAATGAAATGCCGATTGCCATCCAATATCATTATGAAGATGCTGAGTCGACCAAATATGTAGTTGATTTTAACTAA
- a CDS encoding aldo/keto reductase: MEYVKFGNTGMDVSKICLGTMGFGDKDKWIHKWVLDEANSRPIIKKALDLGINFFDTANIYSYGESEKIVGRALKDYANRDDIVLATKVHQTMRPDRPNSGGLSRKTILSEIDHSLKRLETDYVDLYIIHRFDENTPIEETMEALHDVVKSGKARYIGASAMYAWQFQKAQRVAERNGWTKFVSMQNHYNMIYREEEREMIPFCRDEKIAITPYSPLASGRLTRDFSETTNRSETDPIQKSKYDGMMNSDKGIIERVAELAETHQVSRDKIALAWLLNKDEITSPIIGAQKESHLESAVEALNIKLTASEVNYLEELYIPHPVVGALPTTK, translated from the coding sequence ATGGAATATGTTAAATTTGGTAACACTGGAATGGATGTTTCGAAAATTTGTTTAGGAACAATGGGCTTCGGTGATAAAGACAAATGGATTCATAAATGGGTTTTGGACGAAGCAAATAGCCGCCCAATTATTAAAAAAGCACTCGATTTAGGCATTAATTTCTTCGATACCGCTAATATTTATTCATACGGTGAAAGTGAAAAAATTGTCGGACGTGCGCTAAAAGACTACGCCAACCGCGATGATATTGTGTTAGCAACCAAAGTACATCAAACCATGCGCCCAGATCGTCCGAATAGTGGCGGTTTATCCAGAAAAACAATTTTGAGCGAAATTGACCACAGCTTAAAACGATTAGAAACAGATTATGTGGATTTATATATCATTCACCGTTTTGATGAAAATACGCCAATCGAAGAAACAATGGAAGCATTGCACGATGTCGTTAAGTCCGGGAAAGCGCGCTATATCGGTGCAAGCGCGATGTATGCCTGGCAGTTCCAAAAAGCACAACGCGTCGCAGAAAGAAACGGTTGGACGAAATTTGTTTCGATGCAAAATCATTACAACATGATTTACCGGGAAGAAGAACGAGAAATGATTCCATTTTGTCGCGATGAAAAAATTGCGATTACGCCATATAGTCCACTAGCATCAGGTCGGCTAACGCGCGATTTTTCTGAAACAACTAATCGTTCCGAAACCGATCCAATTCAAAAATCTAAATACGATGGCATGATGAACTCGGATAAAGGCATTATTGAACGTGTAGCTGAACTTGCGGAAACACACCAAGTATCTCGAGATAAAATCGCCTTAGCATGGTTATTAAACAAAGACGAAATCACTTCACCAATCATCGGTGCGCAAAAAGAAAGTCACCTAGAAAGCGCGGTAGAGGCGCTAAATATTAAACTAACCGCTTCGGAAGTTAACTATCTAGAAGAACTATACATCCCGCACCCAGTAGTTGGAGCACTACCTACAACTAAATAA
- a CDS encoding transcription repressor NadR yields MKKILGDTRRQLILKWLKEAEAPISGNQLASKTNVSRQVIVQDISLLKAGNEPIMATPQGYIYAKETGYTGERRVIAVKHTKEQAAEELNILVDHGVSIIDVIVDHPIYGEITASLHLKSRFDVEKFVKKVQTTGATMLSGLTDGTHLHTIEADTKEQLELAIAALDKAGILI; encoded by the coding sequence ATGAAGAAAATTTTAGGTGATACGCGTCGGCAACTCATTTTAAAATGGTTAAAAGAAGCCGAAGCCCCGATATCAGGCAATCAACTTGCGAGCAAAACAAACGTTAGTCGTCAAGTAATCGTTCAAGATATTTCTTTGCTAAAAGCTGGCAATGAGCCGATTATGGCTACACCACAAGGATATATTTATGCGAAAGAAACAGGTTATACAGGAGAACGCCGAGTTATTGCGGTCAAGCATACGAAAGAACAAGCTGCCGAAGAACTAAATATTTTGGTGGATCACGGTGTTTCGATTATTGATGTGATTGTCGATCATCCGATTTACGGCGAAATTACCGCGTCACTGCATTTGAAAAGTCGTTTTGATGTTGAAAAATTTGTTAAAAAAGTACAGACAACTGGCGCAACGATGCTGTCAGGGCTAACGGACGGAACCCATTTGCACACGATTGAAGCAGATACGAAAGAACAATTAGAACTGGCGATTGCCGCGTTAGATAAAGCTGGAATTTTAATCTAA
- a CDS encoding GntR family transcriptional regulator, which yields MEYKDLSPAVQSEEQLRQLIQEKVAAGETSFPSERALENELGVSRTTLRRSLDTLEKEAVIQKRNRKGIEINQKQTINILQMNSMSSQLPGEQKVEVISQEIVAGKDEVNHFLNLSEDKLVFKLVRRRIVDDKPFSYEISFIDSARFAGIEKIDLNNSSLYNVLEKRFGIKPTYGREELRFVSANEKLAEALKVPLNTPLFEVVSKAFDQNDEPFEYSKQYLIGNQIKYKINAKNIFDYLEDE from the coding sequence ATGGAATATAAAGACTTGTCGCCAGCAGTGCAAAGTGAAGAACAACTAAGACAGCTTATCCAAGAAAAAGTAGCAGCCGGAGAAACAAGTTTCCCATCAGAACGTGCGCTTGAAAACGAACTAGGTGTCAGCCGGACCACGCTCAGACGGTCACTTGATACACTTGAAAAAGAAGCTGTCATCCAAAAAAGAAACCGAAAAGGAATCGAAATCAACCAAAAGCAAACAATCAATATACTGCAAATGAATTCCATGAGTAGTCAATTGCCGGGAGAACAAAAGGTAGAAGTAATCTCACAAGAAATAGTAGCTGGCAAAGACGAGGTGAATCACTTTTTAAACTTAAGTGAAGATAAGCTAGTGTTTAAGTTAGTTCGGCGGAGAATAGTTGATGATAAGCCGTTTTCTTATGAAATATCTTTTATTGATAGCGCGAGATTTGCTGGTATTGAAAAAATCGATTTAAATAATTCCTCGCTATACAATGTGTTAGAAAAGCGCTTTGGTATTAAACCTACCTACGGGCGCGAAGAATTGCGCTTTGTATCAGCGAATGAAAAGCTAGCAGAAGCATTAAAGGTACCACTAAACACGCCGCTTTTTGAAGTGGTAAGTAAAGCATTTGATCAAAATGATGAACCGTTTGAGTACAGCAAACAATATCTAATTGGTAATCAAATCAAATACAAAATCAATGCGAAAAACATATTTGATTACTTGGAGGATGAGTGA
- the divIVA gene encoding septum site-determining protein DivIVA: MPLSPLDIHNKEFTRGFRGYDEDEVNDFLDQIIKDYEQVIKEKKRIEDTLDNSEERLAHFTNIEETLNKSLIVAQTAAEEVKASAEKEAKLIVREAEKNADRILSDSLSKARKIAIEIEDLKRQSKVFRERLRMLVEAQMDLIKSEDWQQMMAYDVDATELASIKEVESQSEER; the protein is encoded by the coding sequence ATGCCATTATCGCCGCTGGATATACATAACAAGGAGTTTACCCGTGGTTTTAGAGGTTATGACGAAGACGAAGTAAATGACTTCCTCGATCAAATCATTAAAGATTATGAACAAGTTATTAAAGAGAAAAAGCGTATTGAGGACACTTTAGATAATAGTGAAGAACGTTTAGCTCATTTTACTAACATTGAAGAAACATTAAACAAATCATTAATCGTGGCACAAACAGCTGCCGAGGAAGTAAAAGCTTCCGCTGAAAAAGAAGCAAAACTTATTGTCCGTGAAGCAGAAAAAAATGCTGATCGTATTTTAAGCGATTCTCTTTCTAAAGCACGCAAAATCGCGATTGAAATTGAAGACTTAAAACGCCAATCCAAAGTATTCCGTGAGCGTTTACGTATGTTAGTAGAAGCGCAAATGGATTTAATTAAAAGCGAAGATTGGCAACAAATGATGGCTTACGATGTGGATGCGACAGAACTTGCATCTATCAAAGAAGTTGAATCTCAATCAGAAGAACGCTAA
- the alsS gene encoding acetolactate synthase AlsS: MAKLEKEQENVVAKGKSGADLVVDSLINQGVTHVFGIPGAKIDKVFDVMEERGPELIVSRHEQNAAFMAAAIGRLTGKPGVVLVTSGPGASNLATGLVTATAEGDPVVAIAGNVTRQDRLKRTHQSMDNAALFRPITKYSEEVVHAESIPEAITNAFRSAAEPNQGAAFISLPQDIVNEPNVPVKAIRPLAKPENGPASKEQVAKLVARLKKAKLPVLLLGMRASSPEVTGAIRRLLQKTSIPVVETFQAAGVISRDLEDNFFGRVGLFRNQPGDILLNKADLVITVGYDPIEYDPKAWNASGDRTIVHLDDIRADIDHYYQPVTELVGNIALTLDRVNAKFSGLELADKELETLKELHAQLEERDVPPESDETNRVHPLSVIQTLRSAIDDNVTVTVDVGSHYIWMARHFRSYEPRRLLFSNGMQTLGVALPWGIAATLVHPGEKVVSISGDGGFLFSAMELETAVRLRAPLVHLVWNDGSYDMVAFQQKMKYGKEAAVRFGDVDIVKFAESFGAKGLRVTNPAELADVLKEALETEGPVVVDIPIDYRDNIKLGETLLPDQFY; this comes from the coding sequence ATGGCAAAGCTTGAAAAAGAACAAGAAAATGTAGTTGCAAAAGGAAAATCAGGTGCAGACTTAGTTGTAGACAGCTTAATTAATCAAGGAGTTACCCACGTTTTCGGGATTCCCGGAGCAAAAATTGATAAAGTTTTTGATGTGATGGAAGAACGCGGACCAGAATTAATCGTCAGCCGACACGAACAAAATGCTGCATTTATGGCTGCTGCTATCGGTCGTTTAACAGGGAAACCAGGCGTTGTGCTTGTAACTAGTGGACCGGGAGCATCCAACCTTGCAACGGGTCTTGTAACCGCGACAGCAGAAGGTGATCCAGTCGTTGCAATTGCCGGAAATGTAACGCGACAAGACCGTCTAAAAAGAACCCATCAATCTATGGACAATGCGGCGTTGTTCCGTCCGATTACTAAATATAGCGAAGAAGTAGTTCATGCCGAAAGTATTCCAGAAGCAATCACCAACGCTTTTCGTTCTGCCGCAGAGCCGAACCAAGGTGCTGCTTTTATCAGTTTGCCACAAGACATCGTGAACGAACCAAATGTCCCAGTAAAAGCGATTCGCCCACTTGCTAAACCAGAAAATGGTCCAGCTTCCAAAGAACAAGTTGCGAAACTAGTTGCCCGTTTGAAAAAAGCGAAATTGCCAGTATTGTTATTAGGTATGCGTGCTTCAAGCCCAGAAGTAACTGGTGCGATTCGTCGTTTACTCCAAAAAACAAGCATTCCAGTAGTAGAAACTTTCCAAGCAGCTGGTGTGATTTCGCGCGACCTAGAAGATAATTTCTTTGGCCGTGTTGGTTTATTCCGCAATCAACCAGGCGATATTTTGCTCAATAAAGCTGATTTAGTTATTACAGTAGGTTATGATCCGATTGAATACGATCCAAAAGCTTGGAATGCTTCCGGAGATAGAACGATTGTTCACCTAGATGATATTCGCGCTGATATTGATCATTATTACCAACCAGTGACGGAATTAGTCGGCAACATCGCGCTTACTTTAGACCGTGTCAATGCGAAATTCAGCGGTTTAGAACTAGCTGATAAAGAATTAGAAACATTAAAAGAACTTCACGCACAATTAGAAGAACGAGATGTTCCGCCAGAAAGTGACGAAACAAACCGTGTGCATCCGTTGTCTGTCATTCAAACGCTTCGTTCAGCGATTGATGATAATGTCACAGTAACCGTCGATGTTGGTTCTCATTACATTTGGATGGCACGTCATTTCCGCTCTTATGAACCACGCCGTCTACTTTTCAGTAACGGTATGCAAACGCTTGGTGTTGCGCTTCCTTGGGGAATTGCTGCAACACTTGTACATCCAGGCGAAAAAGTCGTTTCGATTTCTGGAGATGGTGGTTTCCTATTCTCCGCCATGGAATTAGAAACAGCTGTCCGCTTGCGTGCGCCGCTTGTACACCTTGTATGGAATGACGGTAGCTATGACATGGTCGCTTTCCAACAAAAAATGAAATACGGTAAAGAAGCAGCTGTTCGTTTTGGTGATGTCGATATCGTTAAATTCGCAGAAAGCTTTGGAGCGAAAGGACTTCGCGTAACGAATCCAGCAGAGCTTGCAGACGTTTTAAAAGAAGCGCTTGAAACAGAAGGACCGGTCGTTGTTGATATTCCAATTGATTATCGTGATAACATCAAACTCGGCGAAACACTACTACCGGACCAATTTTATTAA